A genomic region of Metopolophium dirhodum isolate CAU chromosome 1, ASM1992520v1, whole genome shotgun sequence contains the following coding sequences:
- the LOC132937507 gene encoding uncharacterized protein LOC132937507, translating to MTTHEHLIESLIQFTQKFNCGSSIITLLPSFFYLYYFWRLSETYIIAYMNPIQRPRRLHRVPKGQWWKFWLKIILTSMLVWSGSQCWSDGLVPLLKTYTLPILTMINNCLKPQFKMNQTSLQSLECICKLIVCYSVIALVRWCYIYIDNNYQYTRRRLRIRRIYNWGTLIPGRGTSELGEDGYLLMQTILPTEPQEHQELAENNNPKKLKLTQSCQLSTKYTSIIPKVIVRRKSV from the exons ATGACTACACATGAACACTTGATCGAAAGTCTAATACAGTTTACACAGAAATTTAACTGCGGTTCATCAATTATCACATTATTgccttcatttttttatttgtattacttcTGGCGTTTATCGGAAACATACATAATAGCATACATGAATCCAATTCAAAGACCACGCCGCCTGCACAGAGTTCCAAAAGGTCAATGGTGGAAATTCTGGTTGAAG ATAATACTTACTTCAATGTTAGTATGGAGTGGTAGTCAATGTTGGTCAGATGGATTAGTACCTTTGCTTAAAACTTACACGCTACCTATTCTTACAATG ataaacaaCTGCTTGAAACCACAATTCAAAATGAACCAAACTTCTCTACAGTCACTGGAatgtatatgtaaattaatCGTCTGTTATTCTGTAATAGCTCTTGTACGTTGgtgttacatttatattgataataactaTCAATACACGAGAAGGAGATTAAGAATACGCCGAATATACAACTG GGGTACGCTCATTCCTGGGAGAGGAACAAGTGAACTAGGAGAAGATGGTTATTTGCTAATGCAAACAATTTTACCTACAGAACCCCAAGAACATCAAGAGTTGGCGGAAAATAATaatccaaaaaaattgaaactaacACAAAGTTGCCAACTGTCCACGAAATATACGTCGATTATTCCAAAAGTAATTGTTAGACGTAAATccgtataa